A stretch of Triticum aestivum cultivar Chinese Spring chromosome 1D, IWGSC CS RefSeq v2.1, whole genome shotgun sequence DNA encodes these proteins:
- the LOC123179828 gene encoding FT-interacting protein 7-like, with product MAKPPAQAAPGSAYNLVETKPPLPAKLGPRGAALAATKMASTYDMVEPMKYLYVSVVKARDLPTMDVTGALDPYVEVKLGNFKGVTKHLVKNHNPVWHQTFAFSFANLQSNQLEVIVKDKDTIRDDFVGRVVLDVSDIPECIPPDSPLAPQWYNLSDAHGERFHHGHSLGEIMLAVWIGTQADEAFPEAYHSGAHPLSTAGLTNTRSKVYYSPKLIYLKVSVIAAKDLIGAENSKDPPVKPTVAKIQMGSQIRRTRPGQPPANPVWNDDFMLVACEPFEDPLVVTVEEKVATGDEPIGRVIIPVASNVPRNDLAKSVPSKWFNLSRGMTVEQAAADVTTGTKHREHSKTFASKIHLKMSLETAYHVLDESTHYTSDLQPAAKKLRKSAIGMLEVGILSARGLGGNKNPYCVAKYGAKWVRTRTLLGTAAHAWNEQYIWEVFDLGTVITIAVFNNKNLEGHGDTKDERIGKVRVRLSALESDRVYTHYYPLMALTPGGLKKTGELHLAVRFTCTAWANMLAQYGRPLLPKMHYTSPISVLQLNSLRFLAMQMVATRLGKAEPPLRREVVEYILDADSHMFSLRRSKANFNRIISLFSGALAAGKWFDNICKWKNPLTTSLVHVLFLILVCYPELILSTVFLYIFLIGVWNYRRRPRNPPHMDTVLSHAELAQPDELDEEFDTFPTSRPGDVVRMRYDRLRSVAGRVQTVVGDLAMQGERAQSLLSWRDPRATAMFITLSFIIAIVLYVTPFRVVAVLAGLYMLRHPRLRSKQPSAPFNFYRRLPAKGDMLL from the coding sequence ATGGCGAAGCCCCCGGCGCAGGCGGCCCCTGGATCAGCGTACAATCTCGTGGAAACGAAGCCGCCGCTGCCCGCGAAGCTCGGCCCACGCGGCGCGGCGTTGGCGGCAACGAAAATGGCCTCGACGTACGACATGGTGGAGCCAATGAAGTACCTGTACGTAAGCGTGGTGAAGGCGCGCGACTTGCCCACCATGGACGTCACCGGCGCGCTGGACCCGTACGTGGAGGTGAAGCTGGGCAACTTCAAAGGCGTGACCAAGCACCTGGTAAAGAACCACAACCCCGTGTGGCACCAGACCTTCGCCTTCTCCTTCGCCAACCTTCAGTCCAACCAGCTGGAGGTCATCGTCAAGGACAAGGACACGATCCGCGACGACTTCGTAGGCCGCGTCGTGTTGGACGTGTCCGACATCCCCGAGTGCATCCCGCCCGACAGCCCGCTGGCCCCACAGTGGTACAACCTCTCTGACGCCCATGGGGAGAGATTCCACCACGGCCACAGCCTCGGCGAGATCATGCTCGCCGTCTGGATTGGCACCCAGGCCGACGAAGCATTCCCAGAAGCGTACCACTCGGGCGCTCACCCGCTATCGACGGCGGGGCTCACTAACACGCGCTCCAAGGTGTACTACTCCCCGAAGCTCATCTACCTCAAGGTCTCTGTCATCGCGGCCAAGGACCTAATCGGTGCCGAGAATTCAAAAGACCCGCCGGTGAAGCCCACTGTCGCCAAGATCCAGATGGGCAGCCAGATTCGCCGGACGCGGCCAGGGCAGCCACCGGCGAACCCGGTGTGGAACGACGACTTCATGTTGGTGGCCTGCGAGCCGTTTGAGGACCCGCTGGTGGTGACGGTTGAGGAGAAGGTCGCCACCGGGGATGAGCCCATCGGCCGCGTCATCATTCCCGTGGCGTCAAACGTGCCGCGCAACGACCTGGCTAAGTCGGTGCCGTCCAAATGGTTCAACCTGTCGCGTGGGATGACGGTGGAACAGGCGGCGGCGGATGTTACGACGGGGACCAAGCACCGGGAGCATTCCAAGACGTTCGCCAGCAAGATCCACCTCAAGATGAGCCTAGAGACGGCGTACCATGTGCTGGACGAGTCGACGCACTACACCAGCGACCTGCAGCCGGCGGCGAAGAAGCTGCGGAAGAGCGCCATCGGCATGCTCGAGGTGGGCATCCTCAGCGCGCGCGGCCTCGGCGGCAACAAGAACCCCTACTGCGTCGCCAAGTACGGCGCCAAGTGGGTGCGCACACGCACGCTGCTCGGTACCGCGGCACACGCTTGGAACGAGCAGTACATCTGGGAGGTGTTTGACCTCGGCACCGTCATCACCATCGCCGTCTTCAACAACAAAAATCTCGAGGGCCATGGCGACACCAAGGACGAGAGGATCGGCAAGGTGCGCGTCCGCCTCTCGGCGTTGGAGTCAGACCGGGTGTACACGCACTACTACCCGCTCATGGCACTGACCCCGGGTGGGCTGAAGAAGACGGGGGAGCTCCACTTGGCAGTCCGGTTCACTTGCACGGCGTGGGCCAACATGCTGGCACAGTACGGGCGACCGTTGTTGCCCAAGATGCACTACACGAGCCCCATCTCCGTGCTGCAGCTGAACTCCCTACGATTCCTGGCGATGCAGATGGTGGCGACGCGACTAGGCAAAGCGGAGCCGCCGCTGCGGCGGGAGGTGGTGGAGTACATACTAGACGCGGACTCGCACATGTTCAGCCTGCGCCGGAGCAAGGCCAACTTCAACCGCATCATCTcgctcttctccggcgccttggCGGCTGGCAAGTGGTTCGACAACATCTGCAAGTGGAAGAACCCGCTGACCACCAGCCTCGTCCACGTCTTGTTCCTCATCCTCGTGTGCTACCCGGAGCTGATCTTGTCGACGGTGTTCCTGTACATATTCCTGATCGGGGTGTGGAACTACCGGCGGCGGCCGCGAAACCCGCCGCACATGGACACGGTGTTGTCGCACGCGGAGCTGGCGCAGCCGGACGAGCTGGACGAGGAGTTCGACACGTTCCCGACGTCCAGGCCGGGCGATGTAGTGCGTATGAGGTACGACCGGCTGAGAAGTGTCGCCGGCAGGGTGCAGACGGTGGTCGGCGACCTGGCCATGCAGGGGGAGCGCGCCCAGTCCCTGCTCAGCTGGCGCGACCCTAGGGCCACCGCTATGTTCATCACGCTCTCCTTCATCATCGCCATCGTGCTCTATGTGACGCCATTTCGGGTGGTGGCCGTCCTCGCCGGCTTGTACATGCTCCGGCACCCCCGGCTCCGGAGCAAGCAGCCGTCTGCGCCCTTCAACTTCTACAGGCGCCTCCCAGCCAAGGGCGATATGCTCCTATGA